A stretch of DNA from Bradyrhizobium algeriense:
CAGGGACGATCAAGCTCGCCAACCGCGAAACGCACGCCAAAGTTCTGATTGCGCTGGACGATGCCGCTGTCGCGGCCCCGGACGGCAGGTTGTTGTTCAAGACCGGCAAGCAGTTCATCTGCAAGGAAGACCGGATCGTGCTGCTGGGGCCGAACGGGGCGGGCAAGACCCGGCTTGTAGCGATGCTGCGTCAAGCGATCGAAAACCCGGAAGCCACGCAAGCCGGCATCAAGGTCTCGCAGTCGCTGGCGCTCGGCTATTGTGAACAGAATCTTGCCGATCTTTCCGATGCCGACACGCCGATGCACACGATCGTCGGCCGTTTCGAGGTCGGCGATCAGCGTGCGCGCGCCTTGCTCGCCGGCGCAGGCTTGTCGGTTGCGATGCAAAGCCGTCCCATCGGCCGGCTTTCGGGCGGACAGAAGGCGCGTCTCGGCATGCTTCTGCTGCGGCTCGCCCAGCCAAACTTCTATCTGCTCGATGAGCCCACCAATCACCTGGATATCGAAGGACAGGAAGCGCTGGAAGACGAATTGCTGGCGCATCAGGCAAGCTGCCTGCTGGTTTCACACGACCGCAACTTCGTGCGAACGGTAGGAAACCGGTTCTGGCTGATCGAAAAGAAGAGGCTGGTGGAACTGGAAGGACCGGAGCGCTTTTTCGCATCGGTCGGCGCAACCGGCTAGCGCGGCGGCTGCCCGGTTTTGCCTGGACTTGATTCATTTCCAGGAGCGACATCCACTTTTGGCCATCATGCCCTAGTGTAGTGATGTCAGATTCTCTCTCACTAGCCTTGCGTATGGCGGACTACGATCTCGCGATCATTGGCGGCGGATTGAACGGCGTCAGCATCGCGCGCGACGCCGCTGGACGGGGCTTGCGCGTGATCCTGCTAGAGCAGGGCGATCTCGGCGCGGGCGCCTCCTCGGCCTCGCCGCGGCTGATCCATGGCGATCTCGCAGGCCTGGAGCGCCGGCATTTCCTTCGCGTCCGTTCGGCGCTGGCCGAGCGCGACGTCTGGCTCAGGATAGCGCCGCATCTGGTTCGCCCGATGCGGTTTGCTATCCCTGCCCATTCCGACGAACGCCCGGCCTGGCAGTTGCGCTCATGGCTGCTGTTGTACGACCGGCTGGCCTCGCGCAGCGGTCTGCCGGCCTCGGCGACCGTCGACGTCACCCACCATCCCGTGGGCAACGCGCTGAAGCGCCCGTTCGGCACCGCCTTCGAATATTCTGACTGCGTCGTGGACGATTCCCGGCTGGTGGTTCTCATCGCCGTCGATGCTGCGGCGCGTGGCGCGGTGATTCGCACCGGCGCGCGCTGCACCCGGGCCGAACGCGGCAAGGAATGGCGGCTGGCGACGAAAGATCGCGGCTTTCGCCAGATCGTCACGGCCAGGGCGGTCGCCAACGCTACCGGCGCCTGGACGCCGTCGGTCGCCGAGACGGTGTTGCGCGTGCCGCCGCCTAAGGTGGCCGCCGTACAGATGGACCAGATCGTCGTCCGCCGCCTGTTCGACAGCGACAACGTCTATGTGTTCCAGAACAGCGACGGACAGCTGATTTTCGCCAGTCCCTATGAGCGCGATTTTACCCTGATCGGCACCGCCAGCCATGCCTTCAAGGGCGATCCCGCCATCGTCGCGATGGCGGCTGGCGACGT
This window harbors:
- a CDS encoding glycerol-3-phosphate dehydrogenase, translated to MADYDLAIIGGGLNGVSIARDAAGRGLRVILLEQGDLGAGASSASPRLIHGDLAGLERRHFLRVRSALAERDVWLRIAPHLVRPMRFAIPAHSDERPAWQLRSWLLLYDRLASRSGLPASATVDVTHHPVGNALKRPFGTAFEYSDCVVDDSRLVVLIAVDAAARGAVIRTGARCTRAERGKEWRLATKDRGFRQIVTARAVANATGAWTPSVAETVLRVPPPKVAAVQMDQIVVRRLFDSDNVYVFQNSDGQLIFASPYERDFTLIGTASHAFKGDPAIVAMAAGDVAYLCDAANRYFRERIETVDVVRTLSGANMVPASAGGRHQRDGAITLDHGRGKAPLLNIFGGDVTTSRLRAERAVSKLTPFYPMSARWTAKAPLPGGDFAWDCFDNEVDEVRERWRFLGEDQARRLVAAYGSNAKEILGDVKARSDLGPAFGPELTGAEVRYLMQKEWARFPDDVLWRRTKLGLTMPPADREALAAFMAAPV